In Salinibaculum sp. SYNS191, the genomic window GCCACCGAGGAGAGCGAGGAGAACGAGAGCACCCACGATAATCGAGATGGAATTATCGATGACGTGCCGAGTGCGTAACTTCCAGTCAGCCATTGTAGCCGACAAGACACGTATGAGCGTTTGTTATGCACCGTCTGAACAGGGATAATAACCGCCTACCGACGAATACCTGCGAGGTGGTCTATCGACGGCTGGTCTCCACAGGGAGAACGGACCCGTGTTCGCGGCCCGACCCACGGACTCACTCGCGGCCCCTGAGCGCTCGCTTGAGCGACGCGAGCCGCGAGAGTCCCCGGTCGCGAGTCCGCTCACGTATCCGGCCGGAGCCGAGCAGTTTGCGCCCGGCGACGTAGAACGGGACCCCGAGCAGGAGGTCGATGGCGACGATGGGGAGCCACGGGTGGACCTGGTAGAGCGAGCGGATTACCGAGACCGGAAGCACCGCGAAGTAGCGGCGCTCGACGATGTACCTGCTGTATCCCCCGGTCTCTGGCGGCGCGGTGAACGTCGCCGTCACGTTCGCCTCGCCCCGCGCCGGGACGTACACCTCCCTGGGGTGGACGTCCGCCATATCGCCAGGTTCGTAGAAGACGACCACCGGGAGGAACCCGCCGTTGGTAACGCCGAGCGTGTTGTTCTTCGACTCGCCCGCCGGGACGACGTCCTGACGCTCGTCCTCGTAGGCCGCGCTGACGATGCCGTACTCGTTGGTCCCGGACGGTCCGACCATACCCATCGTCGCGGAGAAAACGAGAAAGACCGCGAGCGCGCCGACCACGAGTCTGGTGTTCAGCCCCGTCTCGCGCTCGGTCGTCCGGTCGTACTGTCGCTGTCCGCGTTCTCGCAGGACGTCGACGGCGTAGTACAGCACCAGCCCGAGTATCAGCAGGGCTGGCAGGCCCTGCGGCCCGGCGAAAATCCCGAGCCCCGTGAACGCGGCCAGCCAGTACCGGACGTCTTCGAGCCCCCCGGAGAGGCCGGTCACGACGTCCCCGAGGTGGGGAATCACGAGAACCTCGCCGTTGACTTTCAACGCTTCGGCTACGATCTGTTCGTCCGCTACGGGTGGCTCCGTACCGGCCTGGTCGGTGAACGGGTTATTGTCGCCGCCGGTCACGTATCCCTGGTTGGTCCGTCCCACCACGCGATGCGTCGTCAGCCCGCCGCCGTGGAGTTCCTGTGCTTGGAAGACGACGACGTCACCCTGTTCGACCGGACCAGCGACGGCGCTGGGGACGGCGACGAACCCGTCGCCGGGGTCCAGCGTCGGCTGCATGCTTTCCGTCTCGACGTAGCTCAGGAGAATCGGCTGGCCCAGCAGGCTCCCGAGCACCAGGGCGAGGGCTGCGAGCACGAGCGTAGCCGTGACCAGCGTCGCGAGGAGTCGTCTGATTCCCATAGCGTGTCTTGGCGAAAACTCCAGTCGTTCTCGTATTGTAAGTCACTTCATTATCGAAAAGCTGGTCAAAAAACGGGCTTGGCTGACCTACTGCGAGGTCGCCTGGTTTATTCGTGGTCCGCTGCCTTCGCCTGGACGTACGCCTTCTTGAGGATGGGCTCCTTGTCCTTCCAGTCGTCGACGTTCAGACCGCGGGTGTTGATGCAGACGCCCACAGCGCAGTAGTCTCCGGGCGAGAGCTTCAGGTAATCACCACCGCTGAGCCACTCCACACCGATCTTCTTTTTTCCGCCGGACGGTTTGGGGATGTGAATGTAGTCGTCATCACAGTCCCTCTTCTTATTGTCGTTCCCATTGTAAATCGACGTACAGAACCAGCGGACACGCTGTTTTCCGTCGTAGTGCGTGCCTCCGTTGTCCTTGCAGTACTGGCTGTACTTGTTCTTGATCCAGTACTTGTGCTTACCGTCGTTTTTCGTCAGGTTCGCTCCAAGCTTGAACAGCTTCTTGAAGTACCACTTGCTGTCCGAGTTCAGCCGCGGGATGTCAACCACAAGGTGACCGCCGTCGTAGTAGGTGTACTCGGCACTGTGGGGCCAGCTCGTCACCTTCTTCAACTTCGTGAAGGCATCCGCGTCACCTTTAGACGCTATGTAGAACTTGCGCTTCGAGCTCTGTCCCGAGAACGCGCCGGTCCCCATGGCAGTACCGGCACCGGCTGCGAGCGATCCGAGTCCGACAACGAATTTGCGTCGTTTCATTGTTTGTTGTCTCCGTTGGTGCGCACCCGTGTGGGCGACAGTCCGTCTCGGCGGTGACCGCTCCCCCTCGTCCAGGCACGCATTCCAGCAATGGGGATGTACCCACTTTGGAATGAACTGCCAGAAAATATCGGATAGAGGCTTTGCAACGGCCACATACGACCTCTGGTGAATCCGCATGCACCCCCTGTGGCGCGCACAGTCACCGTTTGTGCAACCGTAGTCTCCCTAACACTTCGGCGGCCGAGAGAACGGTCGTTCACCGGGATGTGATTGTTTGGTTACAGTACCACAGCGGCGTGTTTAGAAACAGTATAACCACGGACGAGAGCGGTTCCTCCGAATCGGGCGGCGCGTGGAGATGTTCCCTCTCGGAGACAATCAATGACCGATTGCTCCCCCCGAGGGGACTGTATACTAAAATGGTATTCTGACAACAACTCTGGTAGAATGGGGTTCGCAGAGGAACGGATGCGAAAACGGGAGGGGGTACGGCATGAGTAGCGCGAGCGCGGGCACACAGTCGTCACGGACGACCGGAAACGACTTTTCCAGGGACACCACGCTGGAGGTGCTCAGCAATCAGCGACGCCGCTTCGTCGTGCACATGCTCAAGCAGAACGGGAGCGGTCGTGTCACGGTGTCCGAACTCACGGATACCGTCGCGAGCTGGGAGAACGGCAAGCCAGTCGACGCGCTCTCTCACAAGGAGCGAAAGCGCGTCCGAAACGCCCTGCGGCAGTTCCACCTGCCGAAGATGGACGAGTGCGGCTTCATCGAGTACGACGCTCAGCGGGGTACGGTGCGACTCACCGACGCGGCATCGAACGCCAACTTCTACGTCGACTCGCTGACTGGAGCCAGCATCCCCTGGGGCGTGTACTATCTCGGGCTCTCGGCGCTGAGTGTTGTCTGTCTCGTCGGCCTCTGGGCGGGTGTGTACCCGCTCTCGGTCGTCCCACCGACGATGTACGGCGTCTTCCTCAGCACGACGCTGACCGTCTCCTCGGTCGCACACTTCTACGACAACTACTATCGAATGCGCCTCGGGGCGCGTGACAGGCCGCCGGAGGTGGGCGAGTGATGGTGACCAGCAGACAGGTCGTTCTGATCGCTATCCTCGTCCTGACGGTAACGCTCGTCAGCGGAACCAGCGGCGTGACGTCGATGACGGCGGACAGGGACCTGGAACTGGCCACCACCGGCGACCTCTCTGCGTATCTCACCTTCGAACAGTCCGCCTCGGGGACGGCAAACGGGACGACGAACCTCACGGTGGCGCTGACCAACCAGTTCCCTTCCGGCACGACACTGACGGGCCTGGAGGTCACCGTCGACGGCCAGACGACCGACATGACGGCAGACGAGACGTTCGACGCGGAGGAGACGGGGACCGCCAGGTTCGAATCCGTCGAGTGTGGTTCCACGATTACCGTGGTGGCGTCGACTGACGGACTGGCAACGACGCTCACTCGCACCGTCGATTGTCCCGATTGAGGCGGGTAGCCCCTCTCGGTTCCTCGGTATTTGCCGGCTGAGAGACGGAGAAGTGGGTCTGTGACTTGCGACCCGCTCAGGCCCCGGCCGCCAGCTCCTCGGCCAGTTCGCGCGCTTCCCGGACGCGGCTGGGAATCCCCATCCGCGCGGTGTAGTTCGTCGCGAGGTGGACGCCCGGCGGCGCCTCGAAGGCCTCCAGCGCGTACCACGACCGGTCGTACGCCGGGAACCACTTCTCGCGGGTGGCGACGTTCAGGACCTCCGCGGGCGAACCCATGACCTGTTCGAACTCCTCGGCGGCGATAGCACCGATTTCCTCGTCCGGCCGGTCGACGATGTCGGGTTCGTGCATCCCGCCGAGGAAGACGGTGTAGAGGTTCTCGCGGTCGAACATGCTGTCGTTCCACGACGCGCCGAGCGTGTGGATGTCCTCGCCGTAGGCGACCTGGTAGCCGAAGCCCTCCTGCTCGCAGTCGGCGTCGAGGTGGACCATCGCCAGCGGATTGTAGGTGAGGTTGGCGAGGCCCTCGGTCCCCGTTGCGACGCCGTCGAGGATGTCGGCGGTGACTCCCGCCGGCGTCGTCACGACGACGTGGTCGAACGTCTCCGCACCGCTGTCGGTCTCGACGACGTACTGACCGCCGCCGTCCGTCGCTGCGGCCGGTTGCCGGTCCGTCCCCGCGTCGCCTGCAGCCGGTCGAACGTCCGTGACCGCTGTCCCGAGTTCGATGCGGTCGGCGTACGCCTCCGCGAGCCCATTGGGTAACTGCTGGTTGCCGGCCTCGAAGGAGATAGGCGGGGACTGCTGGCCCTGGCCGACGCGCTTGAGGAACGCCCGGAGGAAACTGCCCGTCTCCTGTTCGCGTTTCAGCAGCCCGTCCAGCGCGAAGGTCGCCGGCATCTCGGCCGGGTCCGAGCCGTAGATGCCGCCGTACAGCGGCCCGATGAACCGCTCGTAGGCCTGGCGGCCGAACTTCCGGGTGAACAGTTCCGCGGCGGACTCCTCGCGCATCCCGTCGCGGGTCAGCGGTTCCGCGAGCAGGCGCAGTTTCCCGCGCCAGGAGAGCAGGTCGGTCCGGAGGAACGCCTCGCGGTCTAGCGGGGCCTCCCGGAGTCGGCCGTCCGCGTAGACGAACAGGTGCTCCTCCCCGGCTTCGACGACGGCGTCGGAGAGACCAACAGCTTCCACGAGGTCCTCGACGCCGGGCGTCAGTCGGAGCCGCTGCGGCCCGACCTCGACCGTGCGGCCGTCGATTGTCTCCGAGCGGATGACGCCGCCGGGCTGGTTGTCGGCCTCGTACGTGACCGAGTCGATACCCCGCTCGGCGAGGTGGTGCGTGAGCGCGAGCCCCGTGATGCCCGCGCCGACGACGGCGACGCGCATGTCAGTCGTCCGTCTCGGCTGGCGCTTCCTCGCCCTCTACGTGGGACGTGGTCTGTGGCGCGTTCAGGCACATCGTCCCCGGCTCGTCGCGGCACTGGCACTGCCGGAACTGGTAGTACTCGGGGTCGAAATCGGCCAGGAACGGCTCGACGAGGTCCGCGAACACTTCGGGGATGCGCTCGTCGTCGTGGGGGATGGGCACGCGGTAGAAGTCCAGTCCCACCTCCTCGGCCTCCTCGCGGAGTTCGACGTCGAGTTCCGACAGCGTCTCGCTTTGCTCGTGGAGGAAACTGACGGGTTCGACGACCACGCGTTCGGCGTCGATGTCCTCGATGAGGTCCTCCACGTCGGGTTCGGTCCAGGGGATGTCGCGGTTCTCGTGGTTCTGGAAGCCGATGTGGTAGTCGTCGACGCCGAGCAGCGAGGCGACGACCGAGCAGTACTCCTCGACGTAGATGTCGTAGCGGCTCCCCTCCTCCAGGTAGTGCTTGGGGGTGCCGTGGGCGGAGAAGACCAGCGCGGTGTCCTCGTCGTGGAGGTCGACGCCCTCGTCGTCGGCGAAGTCGGCGATGTTCTCCGCGCGGACGCGGTTGTACTTGGGGTGTTTGTGCCACCCGGTGATGGCCTGGAAGGGGACGTCGAAGCCCATCTCCTCCATCTCGTCTTCGAGTTCGTCCAGCGAGATGACGTTCGTCGAGGGCCACACAGCGGGAAGATCGGCAGGCCGATGACGCGGTCCACGTCGTCCGCCATCGCGTCCGCGGCGGCGTCCCCGATGAACGGCTCGATGTACTGCATCCCGAGGTAGGTCAGGACGTCGAAGTCGCGGTTCTGGAGCGTGGTCTCCAGGGCGTCGGCCTGGGCCTTGGCCTGCTCGTTGAGCGGCGACCCGCCGATGTTCTCGTACTCCTCCAGCAGTCCGGGGGCGCGGCGCTCGGCGAGTTTCCGCGAGCGCTTCCGGGCGGCCTCCCTGGAGTCGTACTCTTCGAGGTCGGCGTTGGCCATGAAGATGCGTTCGAGGTAGTCGACGACTGGCTCTCGCTCGGGTACGGACGGCTCGCCGAAGTTCAGTAGAACGACCCCTGTGGTCATGACTGAACCTTGGACGGAACGGAAGAAAACCTGTCGTTTCCCGCGGCTCAGGACCGCCAGTAGGCCCCGGTCAGCAACACGAAGACCGGGATGACCTCCAACCGGCCGACCCACATCAGGAACACCATGAACAGTTTCGACGTGTCGGGGAACGCGAGGTAGTTGTTCATCGGCCCGACGATGCCGACGCCCGGTCCGACGTTGCCGAGCGTCGCCGCGACGGCGGACATCCCCTCGAAGGCCGTCACCGACTCGGGAATCCGCGTCGCGTCCAGCAGGACCAGCCCCGAGGCGACGAAAAAGAGCACGACGTACAGCAGCGTGAACGCGTAGATGCCCCGGAGCGCACGCTCGTCGAGTGGCTTCCCGGCCAGGCGCACCGGCGAGACGGCGTCCGGGTGGACCGTCGTGAACAGTTCCCGCTTGAGCGACTTCAGGATGACCAGCGTCCGGACCATCTTGATGGCACCGCCGGTCGACCCCGCCGACCCGCCGATGAACATCCCGAACACCAGCAGGAACTGCGCGACCGGGCTCCAGGTGTTGAAGTCCATGCTCGCGTAGCCGGTGGTCGTGACGATGGAGACGACCTGAAAGGTGCTGTGGCGCAGCGCATCCTCGAACTCACCGGCAATCGGGGGCACCTCGACGGGGAGTTCGGCGAGGCCGACGCCGACACCCCCGTAGAGCAATCCGGCACCCAGCGCCGCGAAGACGGCGAGCGTCCCGGCGTAGAAGCGGAACTCGCTGTCCCGGAAAACCGAGCGCACGTCCCCGTTGAGCGCTTTCCAGAACAGCGCGAAGTTGGTCCCCGCGGCGACCATGAAGGGGATGATGACCCACTGGACGACGGACGAGAACGCCTCGATGCTGCGGGCCTCCGGCGAGAACCCGCCGGTCGGCATCGTCGTCAGCGGGTGTGCGATGGCGTTGTAAAGTCCCATGTTCGGGGCCAGTCCGGCGTGGTGCAGGCCGTACAGCAGCAGAAATTGGAGGACAGTGAACCCGAGGTAGATGAGCCACAGGACCCGCGCCGTCTCCGCGATGCGGGGCGTGAGCTTCTCGATGCCGGGCCCCGGAGCCTCCGCGTCCATCAACTGCGCGCCCCCGACCGACAGCTCCGGCAGGATGGCGACGGCGAGGACGACGATACCCATGCCGCCGAGCCACTGGGTCAACTGCCGCCAGAGCATGAGCGCGTGGGAGTGGTGGTCGAACCCGATGGAGCCCATGACCGTCGCGCCAGTCGTCGTGAACCCGCTCATGCTCTCGAAGAGAGCGTTGACCGGGTCCGCGAGCGTCGATTCGGTCCCCATGCCCGCGATGACGTAGGGGAGCATCCCGACGAGAGCCACCGCGAGCCACGTCAGCGCCACCATCAGAAAGCCCTCGCGGGCCCCGATGTCCGGGTCGGGGTCGAGGCGTTCCAGCCCCACCCCGGCGACCAGCGTCAGCGCCATGACCGGCAGGAAGGCGAGGACGCCGTTGTCGTAGACGATGGCCACCGCTGCCGGGAGAGCGAGCGGCAGGGAGAGGTACTTGAGTACGGACCCGACGAGACTCACGCTGGCTCGCCAGTCGACGCGGAGGTTCATCGGGGGCTCTCAGAGCACCGCCGTCGCCTCCTCGACGACATCCGCGTCGACGAAGAGAACGGCGGTATCGCCGGGTTCGACGACTGTGCCACCGCGCGGGATGACGAAGTCGCCGTTGCGCGTTATCGCGCCGATGACGACGCCGTCGGGGAGGTCGACGACCGACTCCTGGATGGGCTTGCCGGCCAGCACGCTGTCCTCGTCGACCTCTATCTCGATGACCTCCGCGCGGTCGTTCTCGATGAGCGCGACGTTCTCTGCGCGGCGCTCGCGGGTGAACCGGGTAATCTCCTCTGCGGTCGCCTCCCGCGGGTTGATTGCCACGTCGACGCCGACGGCCTCGAAGAGGTCGACGTACTCCATCTCGCCGACGATGGCGACGGCGCGTTCGGCACCCAGGCGCTTGGCCAGCAGCGAGGCGAGCAGGTTGCGCTCGTTGCGGTTCAGCGCCGAGACGACGGTGTCGACCTCGGAGATGTGCTCGCGCTCCAGGAAGTCCCGGTCGGTCCCGTCGCTCTCCAGGACCGTCGTGTTCGGCAGCAACTCGGCGAGTTCGCGCGCCCGGTCGTGGTCGCGCTCGACGAGGCGCGGGGTCAGCCCCTGCTCGCCGAGCAGTTTTGCGATCTGGTAGCCGATGTCCGTCCCGCCGACGATGAGGATGTCGTCCACCGTGCCGGCGTGGGGTGACACTTCGGCCGCCAGGGCCTGGACGCTCGATTCGGAGCCGATGACGACCACCTCGTCGCCGGCCTCGATTCGCGTCTGGCCGCTCGGAATCACGACGTCGTCCGGGCGGAGGATGGCCGCGAAGGTCAGCGACTCGAAGCGGTCCGCCTCCTGGACGGTCTGGCCGGCGACCGGGCTGTCCGGCGGAATCTCGAACTCGGCCATCTGCACGCGCCCGCCGGCGAAGGTGTCGACGTCGCGGGCCGACGGCAGGCCGATGACGCGGACGACGGACCGGGCGGCCAGCAGCGTCGTGCCGACCATGAAGTCCACGCCGAGTGCGCCCTCGGCCTGCTGCCAGGTGTCCAGAAACTTCGTGTCCCTGACGCGGGCGATGGTGAACGGGTCACCGAGCGTCTTCGCGGTCCCGCAGGTGATGATGTTCGTCTCGTCGTCGTCGGTGCTGGCGATGAGGATGTCCGCCTCCGCCACGTCCGTCTCCGCCAGCGTGGACAGCGTGACCCCGTCGCCCTCGATAGCGAGGACGTCGATGTTGTAGGTCACGGACTCGACCCGCTCGGGGTCGTTGTCCACGACGACGACCTCGTGTGTGTCACAGAGGCTCTTCGCGATGGAGGAGCCGACTTCGCCAGCGCCGACGATTACGATTCGCATCGTCGGCCCCCCGGATGTTCCATGGCGGGAGCATTCTGGCCCCCGCCCTAAGTCGGTTTCTATTCGGCGAATACCGGCGCCACGTCACGCGTTCCCACGACGTGACAATTAAGGTTCGTCCGAACATCCGGACTCGCATGCACGCAGCAATCGCCCAGGCTCTCCACGGACGGGAGAACGCAGAACGAACACTGCAGTACCACCACGACCATGGCTGACATCTTCGAACGGGTGCTCCTGCCCGTCGCCACCGTCGAGGACGCCGTCGCCACCTGCCGGGCGGCCCGCCAGTACCTGACCGGCAGCGTCGTCGCCGTCCACGTCATCGAGAAGGCCGGCGGCGCGCCCGACAAGGCCAGCGTCGAGCAACGCGAGGAGCGCGCCGAGGAGATATTCGCGGCCGTCCACGACGCGCTCGACGACGACCGGGACGTCGAGACGGACCTGCGGTACGGTACAGACGTCTCGGAGACCATCTTCGCGGCGGCGAGCGACCACGACGCGACCGCCATCATCATCACGCCGCGGGGCGGGCCGATGGGTCCGGCTGTTGACCGGCGACGTCGCGCTGGACCTCGTGACCGAGACGGATAGACCGGTCGTCGTCCTGCCGGACGTCCCCGAAGAACCGGAGACGGACGGCGATGCGGCGACCGAGGAGACGGCTGAGGACGGAGGTGACGCGGCGTGAGCGGTGACGACACCGAACTGGCGAAGGACCTCGGCCCGCTGGCGGCGCTGACCATCGGCGTCGGGACGATGATCGGTGCGGGTATCTTCGTCCTCCCGGGCGAGGCCATCCTCCGGGCCGGCTCGCTGGCGTCGGTCGCGTTCGTCCTCGGCGGCGTCATCGCGATTTTCACCGCGCTGTCGGCCAGCGAACTCGGGACGGCGATGCCTCGCTCCGGCGGCGCGTACTACTACGTAAACCACGCGCTCGGACCGATGTTCGGCTCCGTTGCGGGGTGGGCGAACTGGCTGGGGCTGGCCTTCGCCAGCGCGTTCTACATGGTCGGCTTCGGCCGCTACATCTCGCGCATCTTCGGCGTCAGCGGCGGCGTCGGAATCGGTCCCCTCTCCATCTCTGTCGTCACGCTGGCGGCACTCGTCGGCGGCGCGTTCTTCGTGCTCATCAACTACGTCGGGGCGAAGGAGACGGGCCGCCTGCAGAACATCATCGTCATCGTGCTGGTGGGGATTCTGTTCGTCTTCACGCTGCTCGGGACGCTGCGGGCCGACCCCGCGAACCTCCCGCGGGCGAGCACGGTCAGCGAGACGCTGGGGACGACCGGCTTCATCTTCGTCTCCTACCTGGGTTTCGTCCAGATTACGAGCGTCGCCGAGGAGATAAAGGACCCCGGCAAGAACCTCCCGCGGGCCGTCATCGGCAGCGTCGTCCTCGTGACCGTCATCTACGCGCTGGTGCTCATCGTGATGAGCGCCGCCGTCCCCCAGGGCTTCATCGCCGGACTCGTCGAGAACGTCGCCCCCGGCGAGACGCAGCCGATTGCCGTCGTCGAGGTCGGCGAACGCCTCCAGGGCGCGCTGATGGGCGGTGCGTTGCTGTTCGGTGGGCTCCTCGCGACGGCCTCCAGCGCGAACGCCTCGATTCTCGCCTCCTCGCGCATCAACTTCGCGATGGGTCGTGACCGTATCATCACCCCGTCGCTGAACGAGATTCACCCCCGCTTCGGGACGCCGTACCGCGCCATCGGCATCACCGGCGGGCTCATCCTCGTCTTCATCCTGCTCGGGGACATCAACCTGCTCTCTGGCGCAGCGTCGGGCCTGCACCTCATCATCTACGGCCTGCTCAACATCGCGCTCATCGCGATGCGCTACGTCAATCCCGAGGAGTACCAGCCGGACTTCACCGTGCCGCTGTACCCGCTGTTGCCGATTCTCGGGACGGTGTTCTCCTTCGCGCTCCTGGCCTACGTCGAACCCGACGCCCGGCTGCTCTCCTTCGGCATCGCTGCCGCCGCCATCCTCTGGTACGTCGCCTACGCCCGCAGTCGGACGGAGAAGCAGGGCATCCTCGGGGAGTACATCCTCTCTCGCTCCGACGAGATGCCGGATGCAGCTGTGTCGGCCGCCACGAGCGTCCAGCCGGACGGCGGCGACTACCGCGTGATGGTGCCGCTGGCGAATCCGAGAAGCGAGCGGGACCTCATCGAACTCGCCAGCGCAATCGCCAAACAGCGCAACGGAACGGTCGTCGCGACCCACATCATCACGGTCCCGGACCAGATGGCGCTGGAGGGGGCCGCAGAGCGGGCCGACCAAATCGACCGGACCTCTGCGGACCTCATCGCATCCGCGCGCGCCGACGCGGAGGAGTTCGACGTGCCCATCGAGACCCACACCATCCTCTCCCACCGCGGGTTCGAGGAGATATTCGACGCGGCGACGACCCACGACGCCGACCTCGTGGTGATGGGCTGGGGGCCGGACTCCCACGGCTCGCCCGGCCGCGCGGAGTCGGCGTTCGACGAAGTGGCCGGCAACATCCCCTGTGACTTCCTGGTGCTGAAAGACCGCGGGTTCGACCCCGCGGAGGTGCTCGTCCCGACCGCCGGCGGTCCGGACTCGGACCTCAGCGCCACCGTCGCGCGGTTCCTCCAGGCGGAGTACGACAGCCACGTGACGCTGTTGAACGTCGCCACCGACGGCGAGGACCAGGCCCGGGCGTTCATGGATGAGTGGGCCGAGGAACACGGTCTCGAAGACGCGGACATCCGCATCGAGACCGGGGACGTCGAGAACGCCATCGAGCGGGCCGCCGAGGACGCGTCGATGGTCATCATCGGTGCGACCGAGCAGGGCCTGCTCTCGCGGCTCGTCCGCGGGTCGCTGGTGCTGGACGTGGTCGACGAGGTGGAGTGTTCGGTGCTGCTGGCAGAGAAGCACCGCAAGCGGTCGCTGTGGCAGCGGCTGTTCGGTTCGGAGTGACGGGGACGTCCCCGCGTCTGCCGCCTGTCTGACGGTGAATTATGGTCGCGGGCGGTGACGCTTCGACCAAGAGCGTATGGCCGAGACAGAACACATCACGGTCGCCGAGGTCAGCGAGGGCGCGGCGGGAACGGAACGCCAGGGGAGGCGGTCCAGCTCCCGGTCGTCGAACTGCTGACCGGGCGCGGCTTCGTGACCGGCAAGAGCGGGTCCGGCAAGTCCAACTCGGCGAGCGTCATCGCCGAGAAACTGCTGGACAACGGCTTCGGCATCCTCATCGTCGACATCGACGGCGAGTACTACGGGCTCAAGGAGGAGTACGAAATCCTCCACGCCGGGGCCGACGAGGAGTGCGACATCCAGATTACGGCCGACCACGCCGAGAAGATGGCCTCGCTCGCCCTGGAGCAGAACGTCCCCATCATCCTCGATGTCTCCTCCTTCCTCGACGAAGCAGAGGCCGAGGAAGTCCTGACCGAGGTCTCGCGGCACCTCTTCGCCAAGGCGAAGAAGCAGAAACAGCCGTTCCTGATGCTCGTCGAGGAGGTCCACGAGTACATCCCCGAGGGCGGGGCCGTCGGCGAGTGCGGGAAGATGCTCATCAAGATCGGCAAGCGCGGGCGCAAGCACGGGTTGGGCATCGTCGGCATCAGCCAGCGGCCGGCCGACGTGAAGAAGGACTTCATCACGCAGTGTGACTGGCTGGTCTGGCACCGCCTGACCTGGAACAACGACACGAAGGTCGTCCGGCGGATTCTCGACGGCGAGTACGCGACGGCAGTCGAAGACCTGGACGACGGCGAGGGCTTCTTGATGACCGACTGGGGCGAGGACGTCCGGCGCGTGCAGTTCCAGCGCA contains:
- a CDS encoding signal peptidase I; its protein translation is MGIRRLLATLVTATLVLAALALVLGSLLGQPILLSYVETESMQPTLDPGDGFVAVPSAVAGPVEQGDVVVFQAQELHGGGLTTHRVVGRTNQGYVTGGDNNPFTDQAGTEPPVADEQIVAEALKVNGEVLVIPHLGDVVTGLSGGLEDVRYWLAAFTGLGIFAGPQGLPALLILGLVLYYAVDVLRERGQRQYDRTTERETGLNTRLVVGALAVFLVFSATMGMVGPSGTNEYGIVSAAYEDERQDVVPAGESKNNTLGVTNGGFLPVVVFYEPGDMADVHPREVYVPARGEANVTATFTAPPETGGYSRYIVERRYFAVLPVSVIRSLYQVHPWLPIVAIDLLLGVPFYVAGRKLLGSGRIRERTRDRGLSRLASLKRALRGRE
- a CDS encoding DUF7344 domain-containing protein — encoded protein: MSSASAGTQSSRTTGNDFSRDTTLEVLSNQRRRFVVHMLKQNGSGRVTVSELTDTVASWENGKPVDALSHKERKRVRNALRQFHLPKMDECGFIEYDAQRGTVRLTDAASNANFYVDSLTGASIPWGVYYLGLSALSVVCLVGLWAGVYPLSVVPPTMYGVFLSTTLTVSSVAHFYDNYYRMRLGARDRPPEVGE
- the hemG gene encoding protoporphyrinogen oxidase; translation: MRVAVVGAGITGLALTHHLAERGIDSVTYEADNQPGGVIRSETIDGRTVEVGPQRLRLTPGVEDLVEAVGLSDAVVEAGEEHLFVYADGRLREAPLDREAFLRTDLLSWRGKLRLLAEPLTRDGMREESAAELFTRKFGRQAYERFIGPLYGGIYGSDPAEMPATFALDGLLKREQETGSFLRAFLKRVGQGQQSPPISFEAGNQQLPNGLAEAYADRIELGTAVTDVRPAAGDAGTDRQPAAATDGGGQYVVETDSGAETFDHVVVTTPAGVTADILDGVATGTEGLANLTYNPLAMVHLDADCEQEGFGYQVAYGEDIHTLGASWNDSMFDRENLYTVFLGGMHEPDIVDRPDEEIGAIAAEEFEQVMGSPAEVLNVATREKWFPAYDRSWYALEAFEAPPGVHLATNYTARMGIPSRVREARELAEELAAGA
- a CDS encoding TrkH family potassium uptake protein, producing MNLRVDWRASVSLVGSVLKYLSLPLALPAAVAIVYDNGVLAFLPVMALTLVAGVGLERLDPDPDIGAREGFLMVALTWLAVALVGMLPYVIAGMGTESTLADPVNALFESMSGFTTTGATVMGSIGFDHHSHALMLWRQLTQWLGGMGIVVLAVAILPELSVGGAQLMDAEAPGPGIEKLTPRIAETARVLWLIYLGFTVLQFLLLYGLHHAGLAPNMGLYNAIAHPLTTMPTGGFSPEARSIEAFSSVVQWVIIPFMVAAGTNFALFWKALNGDVRSVFRDSEFRFYAGTLAVFAALGAGLLYGGVGVGLAELPVEVPPIAGEFEDALRHSTFQVVSIVTTTGYASMDFNTWSPVAQFLLVFGMFIGGSAGSTGGAIKMVRTLVILKSLKRELFTTVHPDAVSPVRLAGKPLDERALRGIYAFTLLYVVLFFVASGLVLLDATRIPESVTAFEGMSAVAATLGNVGPGVGIVGPMNNYLAFPDTSKLFMVFLMWVGRLEVIPVFVLLTGAYWRS
- the trkA gene encoding Trk system potassium transporter TrkA, which translates into the protein MRIVIVGAGEVGSSIAKSLCDTHEVVVVDNDPERVESVTYNIDVLAIEGDGVTLSTLAETDVAEADILIASTDDDETNIITCGTAKTLGDPFTIARVRDTKFLDTWQQAEGALGVDFMVGTTLLAARSVVRVIGLPSARDVDTFAGGRVQMAEFEIPPDSPVAGQTVQEADRFESLTFAAILRPDDVVIPSGQTRIEAGDEVVVIGSESSVQALAAEVSPHAGTVDDILIVGGTDIGYQIAKLLGEQGLTPRLVERDHDRARELAELLPNTTVLESDGTDRDFLEREHISEVDTVVSALNRNERNLLASLLAKRLGAERAVAIVGEMEYVDLFEAVGVDVAINPREATAEEITRFTRERRAENVALIENDRAEVIEIEVDEDSVLAGKPIQESVVDLPDGVVIGAITRNGDFVIPRGGTVVEPGDTAVLFVDADVVEEATAVL
- a CDS encoding amino acid permease → MSGDDTELAKDLGPLAALTIGVGTMIGAGIFVLPGEAILRAGSLASVAFVLGGVIAIFTALSASELGTAMPRSGGAYYYVNHALGPMFGSVAGWANWLGLAFASAFYMVGFGRYISRIFGVSGGVGIGPLSISVVTLAALVGGAFFVLINYVGAKETGRLQNIIVIVLVGILFVFTLLGTLRADPANLPRASTVSETLGTTGFIFVSYLGFVQITSVAEEIKDPGKNLPRAVIGSVVLVTVIYALVLIVMSAAVPQGFIAGLVENVAPGETQPIAVVEVGERLQGALMGGALLFGGLLATASSANASILASSRINFAMGRDRIITPSLNEIHPRFGTPYRAIGITGGLILVFILLGDINLLSGAASGLHLIIYGLLNIALIAMRYVNPEEYQPDFTVPLYPLLPILGTVFSFALLAYVEPDARLLSFGIAAAAILWYVAYARSRTEKQGILGEYILSRSDEMPDAAVSAATSVQPDGGDYRVMVPLANPRSERDLIELASAIAKQRNGTVVATHIITVPDQMALEGAAERADQIDRTSADLIASARADAEEFDVPIETHTILSHRGFEEIFDAATTHDADLVVMGWGPDSHGSPGRAESAFDEVAGNIPCDFLVLKDRGFDPAEVLVPTAGGPDSDLSATVARFLQAEYDSHVTLLNVATDGEDQARAFMDEWAEEHGLEDADIRIETGDVENAIERAAEDASMVIIGATEQGLLSRLVRGSLVLDVVDEVECSVLLAEKHRKRSLWQRLFGSE